Genomic segment of Salvia splendens isolate huo1 chromosome 12, SspV2, whole genome shotgun sequence:
CCCCAATATTATCAGGCCAGGCCAGAATGAACTtgggaaaaagaaaatattttcttgccTTGGCTGAATTTAGGAGAGTATGATCAAGATCCAAGACAAGACATAGCTTTCGATCAGCAAGCAGTTTATTCTGTTCCTTAAGCCTCCTAGCCCTTTCTCTCTGGATAGCAGCCTTTTGCTGGTCATCAAAGCCATCAAATAAATGCTCAACATCACTCCAAGTATTTGCATTAAGTGGTCGAGGGGGGATAGAAGTAGCTGCATCAGATGTTGAGTTACTTCCAGATCTGAAGTTGACTGAATTGTAAGCTACCATCTTACTCTCTGGTCCAGCTTGATGGCTTTGTAACGGCTGTGACAATACACTCAGAGGAAGAACTGGTGAAGGTGTACTTGCTTGCGATACAGACATGATATCAGCAATGTTCCTCAGATTATTGGTAAACTGCATGGTAATATCTGGTGGTTTCACACTTCCAGAAGGAACTACCTTCTCCATTTGATCTTCTTGCCCTTGGGCACTCATGTTACCCATCATTACTGAAGGATATGTTTTTGGAAGATCAGACACTGCACTCACACCATTCTGAGGTGTATTATTATGTAGAATACGACGTGGGTCACGAGCCTTCATTCGAACTTTTCCAGGTTCCTCCTGCAAATTACATATACATGCTGCAAGTCAAGAACTAAGAAACTAGAAACAAACATGCTAGATATATCTATtctgaagtattttttttatcaggaaataaaaacaaacttaAGTATAATTATAGATACTTCATCCAGCAGCTATCCACTTTTTAATACTTGAGAACATTGTATCAGGAAATTCGGGTTTAATATAAACATCAAACAAGATAATTTTCCAGGGATTGTTGAAACTCTTCACCAAGGTATAAGCTGCCAGATAGTTTCGCAGGAATATGGATAATTGAGAAAAAATCCAAAGGCCATATTCCATAATGAAAGGTTCAAAGGAACAAACAAACAGGGCTGTGGCCACCGAGAAGGCGTCAACCATAATTGATATTAATAATATGAAAGATTTAACAAATTAAGAGGAACAAGAAAAATGTATATAAGTGCCTACCGCAGAGACTGGCTGGCAAGGAACTATTCCCGCTGGTTTCTGGCCAAGTATTGAGGAGGAAGGCAGGACACCAGATGTTGATGGAGCTACTCCTAGTATGGAATTCGAGTTTGGCATTTGAGTTGCATTATTGTTATCGCCAGACGTATTATGTTCCATTTTGAGTATGCTCATCCATATAGATGGATTGCCAGCTATATCTCTTAATAAAGAATGAATAGGAGAAGACGAACTGAAACTTTTCACTGGCAGAATTTCAGTTTGACGGGTTAATACTGATTTAGTGAGATCGCTAATGGGTAGCACGGGTGGAGTCAGAACTTGAGAGGTTGAGATTGTAGTCGTGAGTGGCAGGGTTACTTCTGGAATCAATGATTCATTTTTTCGCCGTTTTAGCACGGGACCATTCAAAACTAGCTCCTCACATACCTTCTGCTTCCTCGAACTCATAACACCAACATACGTCGATTTGGATTCATCACTTCCCATTGAGGGGAGACTCTGACTGAGATTTGTTGAACCTGCATCAGAATTGGCCATTCGGAGCCTAGGGTCCCTACTTTTTGCAGAGGGCTCCAACACAGGATTTCGGAAACTATTTGCAGTATCAATCATCCGAACATTGCTGATCTCAGGACCTGCTATAACACCTCTGGAAGCAGCAGAAGAAAATGCTGGCTGCCCTAACATCAAGGAATTCATAGCAGGGTTAACATTGTGGTTAACAGAACTACTGACCTCCCCACAGGCTTCACCATCTCCTTTATTATCACCCTCCCCTGAAGGAGTTGGACTGGGAAACTTATCATTCACAAAAAAGGAACCCTGTCCAAATTTTTGCTGATAACTGGAAACATCTTTGACAGTATCAGTTTCATAAGGATGCAGAGCAGGATTTCCTCGTGGAAATGTTTGTCTAGGAAGAGGCCACTCAGGTTTCAGCAGCCCTTGCTCCAAGATTAATCCCTTATCAAAGGGGAAAGTTGCAGAATGGTCTCGTGTAGGAGAAGGAAGACTGTCCGCATCATGATCTATGTGAAGATCTAGCAGAGGAAGAGGAAGACCTTTACGCCTCAGGTTAACTAGCCCTGGTTTTGAACACTGTAAGGGAAAGTTTTGCCCAAGTTGATCCACTGAACCATCAGGCACAGGTTCTTGTCCATGTTCCCTTACGTAATCAGGCCTGTTATCGGTATTCTCAAACAACACATGTAAATCGGTTGTATTAAACCCCTCCCTTACTTGTTTCATTCCAGTTGCACCATTGCTCAAGGAATTGTCAGATGACTCAAGAGACAACCTAATAGCCTCCACCTGCAACACCATATATCTAAATAAGACACTATAGCTACTTCATATCCTAAGAAAAGATGAATAAACTGTGCATGTGGGGTGGGGGACGCACCTCTTTCAACTgcgaagaagaaaaaagaggtGGCCTCAAGCTTGTTAATTGAGCTAGCAACCTGAAGGCAAATTAACAAGGATAATACGGTAAATAGTCAAGAAATGCCACACAAAGAGCATGGAGTGAAAGACACAAAACACTAGGTATGCTACAAACCTCAACAGAATTGCTTCATTCTGTTGCTTGGGTGCTAGAGTCATTGAAGAAAACACCTGCAGATACAAAAAGAACTGGGAATTGTATCAATGCTCACCTAAGGATGAAAACATAAACAAAATGCAATTCATATCTTCGATTGAGCATCATACAGAATGAAGAGTCTGAAGTAAGAGCTCAACAAGAGTGTCTTTCTCAGGAAAAGGACCCTCCAACACAATCTTGTGCAACTTGATTGCTGTGGCCTCCAAGCGTGGAAAGAATGCGTCAACAGAGctacacaaacacaaaaacattaaCTATGACATAAGATTACTTTTTTTAAGTTATGAAATCAAGTTACTTTGGGGCATCAGGCACTTTCAGATTGACAAGCTCTTCCATTATTAGATCAACATCAACACTTTTGCTCCTATCTTCCTTGTGAACCTTAACATCCGAATCATGCAACTCAGAATTCAAATCAATCTCGCCCTCTTCCAGCTCAACATCATCATCCTTCACATCAGTCACAATCTTACTAGGATCATTGTCAGAGCTGATATGACCATTACTATCATCCTCCATCGTGACAAAAACGTCACCCAGTGGCTTATTGTTTACAGCCTGCGCCCACGCCAAATTATATAAACCCGAATAGGAAGAAATCTGGTACTTGTAAGGATCCCTCATCGTTCAAGCCCTAGCCCCAATTCCACCGAGGTGCAATTTGTTAGTGgcactaatttttttaatattgaaagCTTCTTCAGAAATTTCGTGGAATCCGAGAGCTCAACTTCCACTACATCGTCGTCTACCTCCGCCTCAACTTTGATCGATTGCGGCTCGTTCTAGGGTTTTTTCGGATTTAAATTCAAATCACCATATGTTGAATTGAATTAAACGCAAATAACGGCGTATCGCACTAGTTGGCGTACCAAATCAAGAATTTTAAACGTAATACACCATATGCAGAAAAATTGACaggggaaaaagaaaaaaagattcGACCAGATTTATGAATGATAATAAGATTGGGATCGATCCTGGAATAACAAGTAGTTTATTTATAGGGATGAAGAAGCAAGAGTAATGCGATTAGATCATTACTCTCAAAATTTATACAAGCCCAAATAGTTAATCgactaaattaaaaaatggtAAGTATTAAATtagttaataaattaatatagaaagtgttaaaattgaaaataaaatataattagttaGGTTGATTAgttggtttttttttcttttacttagcCTATATATAAGGCTCGTTGTTGTAATTTGTTTCACAACTTTCCAAAATGTAGTCCATAATGAAAGACTCTCTGTTTTTCGTTCTCTCTTTTCCTCAAGCATTTTATCTGCATTTTCTCTCTTCTCCTTCAATGGAAATTCATCCTTCATCTCcttctccatttttcacatggtatcagagcaaaaATCTTCTGTTGCGTGCTTCATCTCCGCTGAATCCAACTTCAACGGAgttctttaaatttttttttggatccGCAATTTCTCGTCGGATTTCATCTTTTCACCGGTGCTTCTCACCGTTTTTTGTTTTCTCACCGATTGAATCTGGTTCTTATCTTCTCAAATCACCGATTGATTCGGTTTTGTTTTTCTCTACCACCGATTGAATTCGGTTGTTTTTTCTCTATCGCCGATTGGATTCGGCTTTCTcatatttttctcttttgtttgtgaATTTCTGTATTCAGTTTCTGATCTGTGAATCAGATTGTattctctccaattaaaatcGGTTGAGTGTTTAGATTTGAGAATATGTTTTCTCAAATTTGTTGTTGAATCTGAATATGTTTCAGATTTATCTCTGGTTTTCCGATTGTATGTCGgatgtttgttttgttgattCACCGATTGTTCGGTTGGATCTCCGATTTGTTGTTGATAGAATCTCTTAATATATTTTCAGATCTATCTTTGTTTTCTGATTGTATCGGACAATTTCCGATGTTTGAGTCTTTTTTTTAGATCCTTGTGGAGTGAATTTGGTGGATGGATAGTGATGCTTTGTTCACAAACATGGTTGCAACTGCAAGACGTTTGTAGCTGTTGATGGTCTTGCGTTGGGTGGGGGATTGGAAGTTGCAATTTCTTGGTGGTGTGATCCTCCTGTGTTGGAAAGGGCAACACTATTGCGTATCTCAAATTTGTGGTTGAGATGTTgaagatggcttgatcaagccggCCGATGATGGATTGAGGGGGCGTGTTgaagatggcttgatcaagccgaCCGATGATGGCTTCATCAAGCAAGCCGATGGCTTCATCAACAACCAAGATGCTTCCTTCTCAGTTAGAATAAATCATTTGTTTGTAGTTTCCTTCTTAGTTTGATGCTTCTTTCCAAAATGGTAGCATTTGTTTGTGCTTCCATGAGGGGgtgttaaaattgaaaataaaatataattagttaGGTTGATTAGTTGGTTTTTTGTTCTTTTACTTAGTCTATATATAAGGCTCCTTGTTGTAATTTGTTTCACAACTTTCCAAAATGTAGCCCATAATGAAAGGCTCTCTGTTTGTCGTTCTCTCTTTTCCTCAAGCATTTTATCTGCATTTTCTCTCTTCTCCTTCAATGGAGATTCATCCATCATCTCCTTCTCCATTTTTGacagaaagaataaagtaaacaCATTTAAGAGAGCGCAACGAAGAAATCAAGCCTTTTACATTAAACATCTATTAAAATGAAATCTATATTAGCGGGTACCATGGATCTTATCCTATAATTATGGTAGAAGTAATCGCTGACCACTGGCAATGACTATGGTTTATGGATTTGACATATTTTTGGAACCAACAACATACCAACATCCTCAGCCACATAAGTCAATTATATGATTCACGGAAACTGATCGTTGCTGCTATGATGTGAGCTAGTTCCTCATTGGTGACATTTATCTTGTCCAACTAATCCCAAAATGACATTTTGGACATGAATAGGAGTATGCATAAAAGAATCTTCAATGTTCTCCGAGCATGGTTTGTCCATGATCATCAAACATTATAATCGAGGATGAACCACGTGACAACTCTAATTTTTGTTAGAAATTCTtatattcatctaatgagcgcagcggaaattgcagacaagaataacaaaTCTAGATTCACAATTATATTataagttgagcacgtaatacaaacggaactaaatcttacttgttgtgttgttttcttctacgattgaatcctgcaagttgaatccactactatcgaggttcacgtgtattctgatccgatgcaggaacaattccggtacaattgctccgtagaagaaagctaggaattctctctacaaaaGTTTtgcgtattttctctctaatgttacgctatttctCCTTTCCCACAATGGaaaataaataaccattatatagataGTGAGTCACTAGGGttccatgattgttgggcttatggactattataattgtagcccaactataattttttaatccatattaatatAATCTAGCCAATATCttttcaatctcccacttggactagcattcgatataatacgcagttccaactttgtacccttgagcggatcaaaatacacatatagtgtgaccctttaggccctcattatcgacgacgatctaatcgaagtctgcacaaaactcctagactgcgttggcagcgtagctcgatatatgaaggacgtttacgtgaattcggtaaacaagcttttacacaaagtttatagtaatatcctttcattcacgaaccacccgattgagcctaagatttgtcatgtgtcattcaaatagctcaatcactttatctcatctttattgaatgacccattcgatcatattcaattactttaattgaatatatttttgcattggccaatgacttaatggtcaagtaatatagagaatttgagtgttctctcgaaattctaatcgaggaatgaattgcattcttggctcaactaccattttcatttatcttatgatatacccaacacaagtccatgtctcaatcctcctttgggaggcaaagcgttgaacaagatcaaagcacaccactcaacaaacaaaatgtgtaatgaccctcagatccaaggactattacatacttcatgtactaataaactgtagacacttaacaaaaaagtttaatagtagggtataccaatactctccaaagtataccatgtgtccatcacgagtatctaatatcttatagttgtgagaacaactacattcacgaagaatgtgatgcaaaccctatgctaacctataacatatcatcaatatctcattcttgatgatcattggttagggctattttagaattatactatatcattaatgtctcacaccattaacaacagtcataattcaagggaacaaatatttagaataaaatcaaacatttaaaacaattattccaataagtgcacaaaacccatagaaaataaaattttcatataacgtgatcaagtaatattgtctcaacacaaaatgtttctaagacatataaaaatGTATCTCtcactgattcaaagccatctaccaacatgcttaacacctaagctctcaaagtgcttaTTGTGTTTTGCTgtacataacggtttggtgaaaggatcagccaaattattatcagtgggtactctttctaattttatgtcacctctttcaattatttctctaatcagatgatatcttctgggaacatgattgttcctgttcgtagctctgggttcttttgcttgcgcaacagcaccagtgttgtcacaatacaaaggtactgcactattggcactcggaatgacacccagttctttaacgaactctaacaaagcaacagcttctttggcagcttcagatgcagcaatatactcggcttcggtggtggaatcggcagttgtaccttgtttggaactattccagctcactgctccaccattgaggacaaaaacatatccagactgagacttatagtcgtcatggtctgtttggaaactagcatcagtgtacccagtaaccgataactctggttgtccaccatacactaagaaatattctttagtccttctatggtacttaagaatagtcttaacagttTTCCAATGTACCTCGtcgggattttgctgaaatctgcaTGTCATACTAAGCGCATAGGTCATATCTGGCCTAGTGGatatcatggcatacataatagatcctatgGCCGAAGCGTAtgggatccttttcatgttgtctctttctttgtcagtagaaggacaatccttctttgatagtacaatgccatgtcccataggaagaaaacctttcttagaattctccattgagaagcgccttagcaacttgtctatgtaagtggattgtgataatcctaacATCCGATTTGGTttatctcgatagatcttaattccaaagatataggaagcatcacctagatccttcatcataaaggaactagacaaccactctttcacggattgcatcatggaacgatcgcttcccataatcaagatgtcatcaacatatatgacaAGGAAGACAACGTTACAattctcgcgtttactatagacacatgggtcctctttgcttctgacaaaaccaaacgatttgattgttctgtcaaaacaaatattccaactcctcgaagcttgcttaagtccatagatggacttctttagcttgcacattgcattcggcctttctttcgatacaaaaccttcaggttgtgtcatatagacatcgccttctaattctccattgagaaatgcggttttgacatccatttgccaaataTTAAAGTTGCAGTATGCAGctattgcaagtaatatcctaatggacttgatcttagctactggcgaaaaggtttcattatagtcaatgccttcgcgttgactataaccctttgccactaacctagccatgtaggtttgtactttgctatctgcatctctcttcttttgaagatccatttgcaacctatgaggtaaaccccatctggcaagtcaactaattcccagactaagttgaagtacatcgagtccatttcagatatcaaggcttcaagccacttctctcgatcggtgtctgacaccgcctcggtataggtcttaggctcatcatcatctaaatcaacttcatcatcttggttctcaaccattagattcagtctctcaggtgcacgacgaatccttttaggcctattgagttggttttgctCTGGTTCAAGCTGTTCATTCTGTATGTGAGAAGgttcaggaatatcactatgatcttcttgaggtagaggtgatgcaactattgtatcatcttgtctttgatgcatctTATTGTCTTGAGGTGGTCCTTCGAGAGTCTCTCTAAGGTCCCCTCTAAGAGtaatttcccctcccaatagatcatcataaactcccactgagttattgtcCAATCTAGTGGATAATAcatcatcctcattgttaacgtgtggttcttgaatttcttcaagatctaccgtattgaccttgttccttgcagacttaactgtcttcaaggaacgtcacattccttgatgttatcaccttgtgattttcaggacagtagaaatcgtaccctttagtttctttaggatatcccacaaaataacatttctcacttttagtttccaatttatcagtcatcattttcttaacaaaagctggacaacctCAGGTCCGGATATGGTTAAGACTTGCTTTCTTGCcacaccataactcatatggtgttttctcgacTGATTTAGAAGGAACCCTATTTAGAATGTAAATAGCCATTAGTAAGGCATGACCCCCATAGGAATAAAGGAAGTCTAGCGAagctcatcatggatcgaaccatatctaataatgttcgatTTCTCCTTTcaaatactccattcatttgaggtgtaccaggaggtgtccatTCCGACTGGATTCCATGTGacttcaagtaatcaagaaattctcagctcaagtattcccctcctcgatctgatcgaagagtcttgatacttttcccaagttgtttctcaactccacacttaaactctttaaatttatcaaaggcctcagatttatttttcataagatacacatatccataccttgaTAAATCATcagtaaaagttatgaagtacgaataaccacctcttgcttgagttggaaacggtccacACACATCTGTGTGAATCAACTCTAGCAAATCTTTAGCATGCACCCATTTCCCAGAAAATGGTTTACTTGTCATttttcctttgagacagaattcacaagtTCCATAGGATTCTAAATCAAATGAAGtgagatagtctaactttctcaatcttgcTATTCTTTTCTCATTAATATGACCAAGTCTGCAAGCCAAAGATAAGTTGCATTATTTGTATTACTTAGCTTAGGTCTTTtgttttgcacattgagaatatttCGTTTgtattcaagcatatataatccattttcAAGAgtggcatttccataaaacaatccattaaaAGAAAACGAGCATttgctgtttgcaaaatggaaggaaaaaccttcaatgtctaacatcggaatggaaataatattatttgaaataactggaacaaaataacatttatttaaatctagtctatgtcctgagggaagatctaatctataagttcccacgcgttcggcagcaaatcttgctccatttccaacacgcaaatcaacttccccaggTCTCACTTTCCTGCAGTCACTTAGCCcctgcacattattacaaatgtgtgagcCACAAGCTGTATCTAATACCCAAGATTGTGaattattcatagacatatttatctcaatgacaaacataccCGAGCTCCCACTTtctgcaccttgtgccttgaatTTTGGGTAGTCTCTCTTCCAGTGTCCCTTCTCATGACAGAAAAGACACTCATCCTTTGATAATTTTGACTTCTTATTGGCCCCTCCACTCTTAGGCTTTAGAACAGCATCCTTAGATGCTTTCTTCTTCTGTTGCTGCTTATTCTTCCATTTCGAAGACTTCGCAGAAGAGCTCACCATGAGCACATATTTTACCTTAGCAGTGGAAGACTCATAAGTCTTAAGCCTATTGTGCAGCTCTGGCAGCCCAACCTTCGTGTTGTTCATGTTGAAATTCACAATGAAATTCTCAAAACTACTAGGAAGAGACTGCAAAATTAGATTTGTTGAGACATTTGCGGGGAGCACCGTTCCAATCGATGCTAACCTCTCAATCAAACCAATCATTTTCAGCACATGCTCAGAAACCTTGCTTCCATCATGAAGCTTGCACTTGAAGAGATCGCGAAGTATCTCATACTCCATAGTTTGAGCTTGTGAAGCATACAAACTCTTCAAGTGCTTAAGCATTTCATATGGAAACATGTGTTCATGTTGTCTTTGCAGTTCCAAACTCATAGATGACAACATGACACATTGAGCATCAAAAGCATTATCAATGTGTTTCTGATGAGCTTCAACGTCAAACGTAGCAAACTCAAGAGATTCCTTATCGGGGATGACACCGGTTTGTCCAGGACATACTCAACCTTGTCATGCCTTAGCACCAAGCGCAAACAACGGAGCCaatccgtgaaatttgacctagtcaacttgtttgtttccatcaaacATTTGTAAGCTAAGTTTGACAttttatctgaacagaaaataaaatgaaagcaaATCAGAAAAGCATATAAATATCACATTTGTATCACACTAATCAAACAAAatgtttattgtattgattagctcccactaattttaacatatattatgcccccaaacataaaatacgaatttatatcaaatataaattttagtggtccaagatccaatTCTATATAGTTGTAGCCTCTGCGAGGGCTGATGcctacaataatatcaccaggtaggcctccaagccaattgtaacaacaattttacaattcttggtttattaatctaattaatatgcGTCCATAAATCATTTGGTTGCGagggctactcaaaataatttaagcaagtcaaccccatcacacgatgccaaccatgcatcaatgaatgagcctaaaccttgtagatttagagtaaacgcgagggcgtaaaactcgtggtcgaaaagaCTAGGAACACCaaacaattgtgatggacgACGCATTTGTTTCAAAACCaatacttatattttatggggaagagtgtgatactagttttgtgaatataatatctgatattaaatttcaaacaattactgggcgccgcctacccaggcatagtataacacggactacaaatactgggtgccgcctacccagacatagtataataCGGACTACatatactgggcgccgcctacccagacaataaaactgtctctaactactatagttaaataaataagcataaatcaaatagcatgcttatcacataggatatcaaataatgctcaacaaataaaatcaaattttattctataattaaatgtgaatttAACTAATtgtattaattgtaaattaatataattatacatatttaatattaattccaaatcaatagtggTGATCGAAACCATGATTTACTAATCAAACTAATAAATCAGTAATTGAGATTTTATTACTAATTCACaactaataataatttataaaattctgTAACCTTACTGCATGAATGACTCCTGCACAGcccaattttaaaattgagtCAAACTAAAAAGAGTAAACTCacggccacgccttgtaatcgGCGAAAAGAAACACAAATTTCCAAAATCCATTTTGGTTAAAAAACACGTTTTGATTTCAAAAATCAAGTTAAAACCTTTTCAAACATTGTAAAATCATGACAGCATGTTCAAGGAACAAAATTGAATATAGATTTTGATTATTAAAACATTAATTTTACTTTTGGTTTTCGTAAACTTTAATTGAAAtctaatttcaattttcaaacttGAAATCTAATTTCTCATGTAGTGTTCATTCCTAGAATTCAAAAATTATCTCAATTACATTATCACAGATAATCCACAAATAATTCAGAAACAAAATAACTATGAATTGAGCCCTAAGCTCTGACCACTGTTAGGAATTAtagtattcatctaatgagcgcagcggaaattgcagacaagaataacagatctagattcataattatattgtaagttgagcacgtaatacacaacggaactaaatcttacttgttgtgttgttttcttctatgattgaatcctgcaagttgaatccactactatcgaggtccacatGTATTCTGATctgatgcaggaacaattccggtacaattgctccatagaagaaagctaggaattctctctacaaaagctttacgtattttctctctaatgttacgttatttctcctctcccacaatggagaataaataaccattatatagataGTGAGTCACTAGGGttccatgattgttgggctcATGGactattataattgtagcccaactataatcaTTTAATCCATAtcaatctaatctagcccatatcttttcatttttttcaatgaACAAATGATTGTTACCTTGAGCTC
This window contains:
- the LOC121759118 gene encoding RNA polymerase II C-terminal domain phosphatase-like 3, yielding MRDPYKYQISSYSGLYNLAWAQAVNNKPLGDVFVTMEDDSNGHISSDNDPSKIVTDVKDDDVELEEGEIDLNSELHDSDVKVHKEDRSKSVDVDLIMEELVNLKVPDAPNSVDAFFPRLEATAIKLHKIVLEGPFPEKDTLVELLLQTLHSVFSSMTLAPKQQNEAILLRLLAQLTSLRPPLFSSSQLKEVEAIRLSLESSDNSLSNGATGMKQVREGFNTTDLHVLFENTDNRPDYVREHGQEPVPDGSVDQLGQNFPLQCSKPGLVNLRRKGLPLPLLDLHIDHDADSLPSPTRDHSATFPFDKGLILEQGLLKPEWPLPRQTFPRGNPALHPYETDTVKDVSSYQQKFGQGSFFVNDKFPSPTPSGEGDNKGDGEACGEVSSSVNHNVNPAMNSLMLGQPAFSSAASRGVIAGPEISNVRMIDTANSFRNPVLEPSAKSRDPRLRMANSDAGSTNLSQSLPSMGSDESKSTYVGVMSSRKQKVCEELVLNGPVLKRRKNESLIPEVTLPLTTTISTSQVLTPPVLPISDLTKSVLTRQTEILPVKSFSSSSPIHSLLRDIAGNPSIWMSILKMEHNTSGDNNNATQMPNSNSILGVAPSTSGVLPSSSILGQKPAGIVPCQPVSAEEPGKVRMKARDPRRILHNNTPQNGVSAVSDLPKTYPSVMMGNMSAQGQEDQMEKVVPSGSVKPPDITMQFTNNLRNIADIMSVSQASTPSPVLPLSVLSQPLQSHQAGPESKMVAYNSVNFRSGSNSTSDAATSIPPRPLNANTWSDVEHLFDGFDDQQKAAIQRERARRLKEQNKLLADRKLCLVLDLDHTLLNSAKFTEVDPLHDEILRKKEEQDREKSQRHLFRFPHMGMWTKLRPGIWNFLEKASKLYELHLCTMGNKYYATEMAKLLDPKGELFSGRVISRGDDGEPFDSDDRVPKSKDLEGVLGMESAVVIIDDSVRVWPHNKPNLIAVERYIYFPCSRRQFGLSGPSLLEIDHDERPEDGTLASSLAVIEKIHGAFFARDSLEEGDVRSILACEQRKILAGCRIVFSRMFPVGEKNPQMHPLWQMAEQFGAVCTKQIDEQVTHVVANSLGTNKVNSALARGTFVVHPGWVEASALLYRRANEHDFAIKQ